The proteins below are encoded in one region of Aspergillus nidulans FGSC A4 chromosome III:
- a CDS encoding uncharacterized protein (transcript_id=CADANIAT00005318), translated as MADSKLSQSPYDIPYDELANPRQVWVGEPGSEEEGKAKLGMLTPEVVHGAAASEIRTGRRVTMGWTLTELGYPNLGRQPCKHRIVPLLDGLAFDDYYEFNPQQSSQWDGLRHFSQTVPGQSERVFYGGTTAAEIYDRKNDRIGMQHWAKEGIAGRGVLIDYASWAKKKGIKYSTFSTHQVRLSDIQEIAKECEIEFKKGDILFVRIGVTEEWDTMTEAQKQEYSNNSKPLHAGVEATEDMLRWLWNEKFAAIASDAISWEVYPPQSDIFLHEYVLAGWGMPIGELFDLEALARMCIEHKRWSFFVASIPLNMPGVPATPKAPEVLDQSNISKFQHASIVMDVFETRG; from the exons ATGGCAGACAGCAAGTTGTCCCAGTCGCCCTACGACATTCCCTATGATGAGCTAGCCAACCCCAGACAGGTGTGGGTAGGAGAGCCCggaagcgaagaggaaggaaaggcaaAGCTCGGCATGCTGACCCCAGAGGTGGTTCACGGGGCGGCAGCGTCCGAAATTCGGACTGGCCGTCGCGTTACCATGGGGTGGACATTGACGGAATTGGGGTATCCCAATCTCGGTCGACAGCCGTGTAAACATCGAATCGTGCCACTGCTAGACGGTTTGGCGTTCGATGACTATTACGAATTCAATCCGC AACAGAGTAGCCAATGGGACGGGCTTCGACATTTTTCCCAGACCGTTCCTGGACAGAGCGAGCGTGTCTTCTATGGCGGTACAACAGCTGCCGAGATCTACGATCGGAAGAATGACCGCATCGGCATGCAGCATTGGGCCAAGGAAGGCATTGCAG GCCGCGGCGTCTTGATTGACTACGCCAGTtgggcgaagaagaaagggatCAAGTACAGCACCTTCTCGACCCATCAAGTCCGCCTGTCGGATATACAGGAGATTGCCAAAGAATGCGAGATTGAATTCAAGAAGGGCGATATCCTATTTGTGCGGATTGGGGTTACCGAAGAATGGGATACTATGACGGAGGCCCAGAAGCAAGAGTATTCCAACAACAGCAAACCCTTACACGCCGGCGTGGAAGCCACCGAGGATATGCTGCGGTGGCTATGGAATGAGAAATTCGCTGCGATTGCCAGTGACGCTATCAGTTGGGAG GTTTATCCGCCTCAGTCCGATATTTTCCTGCATGAGTACGTTCTGGCTGGATGGGGAATGCCAATTG GCGAACTTTTCGATCTGGAAGCTCTAGCTCGAATGTGCATTGAACACAAGCGCTGGAGCTTCTTCGTAGCGTCGATTCCACTCAACATGCCAGGGG